In Hamadaea flava, a genomic segment contains:
- a CDS encoding SsgA family sporulation/cell division regulator: MSAIRPTTVEVETSLRLVAPDATALPVRASLRYDPADPYAVQVIFHAESAGGEAVSWSFARELLVTGLDEPAGIGDVRVWPWATPRGDFVALALSSPDGNALFEVPRSVLVRFLRRTYVVVPRGRETEHLDVDAAVNRLLAGR; this comes from the coding sequence ATGAGTGCCATCCGACCAACGACCGTCGAGGTCGAGACCTCGCTGCGGCTCGTCGCGCCGGACGCGACAGCGCTACCAGTACGCGCCAGCCTGCGCTATGACCCGGCTGACCCGTACGCGGTCCAAGTGATCTTCCATGCCGAGTCCGCCGGAGGGGAGGCGGTCAGCTGGTCGTTCGCTCGGGAACTCTTAGTGACCGGCCTCGACGAGCCGGCGGGGATCGGCGACGTACGCGTCTGGCCGTGGGCCACGCCGCGCGGCGACTTCGTCGCGCTGGCGCTCTCGTCACCCGACGGGAACGCCCTGTTCGAAGTGCCGCGGAGCGTGCTCGTACGCTTCCTGCGGCGTACCTATGTCGTCGTGCCGAGGGGCCGGGAGACCGAGCACCTGGACGTCGACGCGGCGGTCAACCGGCTGCTGGCTGGGCGCTGA